From Pontibacter actiniarum, a single genomic window includes:
- a CDS encoding UDP-glucose dehydrogenase family protein has product MRIAVVGTGYVGLVTGTCFAEVGIDVTCIDIDEKKIENLKKGILPIYEPGLDEMVARNAQKERLSFSTDLAGSIQGCGCEAAFIAVGTPPGEDGSADLKYVLGVAREIGRNMTDYMVVVTKSTVPVGTAQKVRQAIEEELEIRGVDIPFDVASNPEFLKEGAAIEDFLKPDRIVVGVASEKAEKVMKKLYKPFLMNGHPLIFMDIPSAEMTKYAANAMLATKISFMNDIANLCEIMGADVNMVRKGIGSDVRIGNKFIYPGIGYGGSCFPKDVKALIRTASENGYQMRVLQSVEEVNENQKSVLYNKIHSHFQGNLSGKTFAIWGLSFKPKTDDMREAPSLVIIRKLLEQGAKVRAYDPVAMEEARHILGDTIEYGKDEYEALIDADALLLVTEWPEFRSPNFAVVSKLMKDKVVFDGRNIYDGVDLSEKGFSYYGIGVKKQTQQTEATVKL; this is encoded by the coding sequence ATGAGAATAGCTGTAGTTGGCACCGGGTACGTTGGCCTGGTAACGGGCACATGCTTTGCCGAGGTGGGTATCGATGTGACGTGCATCGACATTGACGAGAAAAAGATAGAGAACCTGAAAAAGGGGATCCTTCCCATATATGAACCGGGGCTGGATGAGATGGTGGCGCGCAATGCGCAGAAGGAGCGTCTCTCCTTCTCCACTGATCTTGCCGGCTCTATCCAGGGCTGTGGCTGCGAGGCGGCCTTTATCGCTGTGGGCACCCCTCCGGGAGAGGATGGCTCGGCTGACCTGAAGTACGTGCTGGGCGTGGCCCGCGAGATCGGGCGCAACATGACCGACTATATGGTGGTGGTAACCAAGAGTACCGTACCGGTTGGCACAGCCCAGAAGGTGCGCCAGGCCATTGAGGAGGAGCTGGAGATACGCGGCGTGGACATCCCGTTTGACGTGGCCTCTAACCCGGAGTTCCTCAAGGAGGGTGCCGCTATCGAAGATTTCCTCAAGCCGGACCGCATTGTGGTGGGAGTAGCCTCCGAAAAGGCTGAGAAGGTGATGAAGAAGCTCTACAAGCCCTTCCTGATGAACGGTCACCCGCTCATCTTCATGGACATCCCTTCTGCCGAGATGACCAAGTACGCTGCCAACGCCATGCTGGCCACCAAGATCAGCTTCATGAACGACATCGCCAACCTGTGCGAGATCATGGGCGCTGACGTGAACATGGTGCGCAAGGGCATCGGCTCCGATGTGCGCATTGGCAATAAGTTCATCTACCCGGGCATCGGTTACGGGGGCTCCTGCTTTCCGAAAGATGTGAAGGCGCTGATCCGCACAGCCTCTGAGAACGGCTACCAAATGCGCGTGCTGCAGTCTGTGGAGGAGGTGAATGAGAACCAGAAGTCGGTGCTCTATAATAAAATTCACAGCCATTTCCAGGGCAACCTGTCGGGCAAGACATTTGCCATCTGGGGCTTGTCTTTCAAGCCAAAGACTGACGATATGCGTGAGGCTCCTTCGCTGGTGATCATCCGCAAGCTGCTGGAGCAGGGCGCCAAGGTAAGAGCCTATGATCCGGTGGCCATGGAGGAAGCCCGTCACATCCTGGGTGACACCATTGAGTACGGCAAGGATGAGTACGAGGCACTTATCGACGCCGATGCGCTGCTACTGGTGACCGAGTGGCCTGAGTTCCGCTCCCCGAACTTCGCTGTAGTAAGCAAGCTAATGAAGGACAAGGTGGTTTTCGACGGCAGAAACATCTACGATGGCGTTGATCTGAGTGAGAAAGGATTCTCCTACTACGGCATCGGTGTGAAGAAGCAAACCCAGCAAACAGAGGCAACCGTTAAATTATGA
- a CDS encoding FAD-binding oxidoreductase, whose amino-acid sequence MKFNPITPEAVKAFSAIVGEEYVLLPAAAEDMLRYTHDETEDLRYEPEIVLKPANAAEISRIMQYCHENTIPVTPRGAGTGLSGGALAVHKGVILSTERLNQIIEIDERNLQATVEPGVITQVFQEAVIERGLFYPPDPSSRGSCFLGGNLSESSGGPRAVKYGVTKDYVLNVEVVLPTGEITWTGANVLKNATGYNLTQLMVGSEGTLGIITKVVFKLIPYPPQNLVMLVPFRSEEEACAAVSKIFVAGIVPSAMEFMEREAIEWASRYLNLEVSLPEDIKAHLLIELDGNDMDLLFKDAERVYDVLEAFDVGEILVADTEKQKNDLWLLRRNVAHAVKGNSIYKEEDTVVPRAELPRLLKGVKEIGARYNFKSVCYGHAGDGNLHINIVKGDMSDEDWNNKLPEGIKEIFRLCVELGGTISGEHGIGLVQRQYINIALNDIQLRLMRGIKDLFDPRGILNPGKIF is encoded by the coding sequence ATGAAATTCAATCCAATCACACCTGAGGCTGTAAAAGCATTTTCGGCAATCGTCGGGGAGGAGTATGTGCTACTGCCTGCCGCCGCCGAAGACATGCTGCGCTACACCCACGACGAGACCGAAGACCTGCGCTATGAGCCGGAAATCGTACTCAAACCTGCTAACGCTGCCGAGATCAGCCGTATTATGCAGTACTGCCACGAAAATACCATCCCCGTGACACCGCGTGGTGCCGGAACGGGCCTGAGTGGCGGTGCCCTGGCGGTACACAAAGGCGTTATACTTTCTACGGAGCGCCTGAACCAGATTATCGAGATCGATGAGCGCAACCTGCAAGCCACCGTGGAGCCAGGTGTGATTACCCAAGTGTTTCAGGAGGCTGTAATTGAGCGCGGCCTGTTTTACCCACCGGACCCGTCCAGCCGCGGCAGCTGCTTTCTAGGCGGTAACCTGAGCGAGTCGAGCGGCGGGCCGCGGGCTGTGAAGTACGGTGTAACGAAGGACTATGTGCTGAACGTGGAAGTGGTGCTGCCGACCGGTGAAATCACCTGGACGGGTGCCAATGTGCTAAAAAACGCCACGGGCTATAACCTGACACAGTTGATGGTGGGCAGCGAGGGTACTTTGGGAATTATTACCAAAGTTGTATTCAAGCTCATCCCTTACCCGCCTCAGAACCTGGTCATGCTGGTGCCCTTCCGGAGCGAGGAGGAAGCCTGCGCGGCGGTATCTAAAATATTCGTGGCGGGCATTGTGCCGTCGGCGATGGAGTTTATGGAGCGTGAAGCCATTGAGTGGGCCTCCCGTTACCTGAACCTGGAGGTAAGCCTGCCGGAGGACATAAAAGCCCACCTGCTCATAGAGCTGGACGGCAACGACATGGACCTGCTGTTCAAAGACGCGGAGCGCGTGTACGATGTGCTGGAGGCGTTTGACGTGGGCGAGATATTGGTGGCCGACACTGAGAAGCAAAAAAACGACCTGTGGCTACTGCGCCGCAATGTAGCCCATGCCGTTAAAGGAAACTCTATCTATAAAGAGGAGGATACCGTGGTGCCGCGTGCGGAGCTGCCAAGGCTGCTGAAAGGTGTGAAGGAGATCGGAGCCAGGTATAACTTCAAGTCCGTGTGCTACGGCCACGCCGGCGACGGTAACCTGCACATCAACATCGTAAAAGGCGACATGAGCGATGAAGACTGGAACAACAAACTACCGGAGGGGATCAAAGAGATTTTCAGGCTGTGCGTGGAGCTTGGCGGTACCATCTCCGGGGAGCACGGTATTGGACTGGTGCAGCGGCAGTATATCAACATAGCCCTGAACGACATCCAGCTGCGGTTGATGCGCGGCATCAAAGACCTCTTCGACCCGCGGGGCATACTTAACCCGGGGAAGATTTTTTAA
- a CDS encoding TonB-dependent receptor, giving the protein MKLLYNVFLLFIFCVLPVQLLWAQGATTAALSGTVKDQTGTALPGATVIAIHTPTNTQYVASTNTDGYYNIQNMRVGGPYTVTTSYIGYQEQRISSVNLALGQTARVDFSLAESSRQLGEVEIVGEQNDVFNQDRTGAATNVSRDQIENLPTLSRSLQDFTRLTPQASGNSIAGSNNRYNNITIDGAVNNDVFGLSGSGTPGGQAGSQPISLDAIQEIQVVVAPYDVKLGNFTGGGVNAVTRSGTNTFTGSVYGYGRNEDIIGKSVVEPREKADEFKNYQYGVRLGGPIIQDKLFFFFNYDATRFTEPVRFAPGSTESQIPFDVAQELSEYVQSTYGYDVGSFGAIDRETQSDKFFGRIDWNINDKHQLTVRHNVVDAFDDNISRSSDEIRFGNNAYRFNSTTHSSVLELNSRFSNEFSNNLIIGYTRIRDSREAQGEFFPQVTIFDPIADFEFGSQRSSTANELDQDIFEFTDNFTYLLGRHNFTIGTHNEFFDFRNLFINNFNGRWEFNSLEDFYNNNPRRVRATYSLLDNNPTPAAEFNALQLGFYAQDEYTASEQLRLTLGLRVDIPVFPDKPQENTQFENDFRNVYPGLETDRTPSGQLLWAPRFGFNFTPTEDRSLQFRGGTGIFTGRVPFVWLSNQFVNTGTILGTIDRRNPDSFVEDVNQLIDPSQPQTFEINVIEDDFKLPQVWRSNLAIDYTLPYEVFLTVEGIYSKTLNDVVYKDLNLVDPVGTLPGDSPDNREIYPSNRRINESYTNVILLDNTDEGYRYSLTGQLRKDFVNGLQMTLAYTYGKSKDVNSGTNSTALSNYEFNQIVNNPNDPQLSYSRFDIRHRIIGSAGYTFRYGANDNFATGISLFYQGQSGQPFTYLYNGDLNREGNFANDLIYVPRDQSEINLVPFSSGGVTYSADEQWEALDDFIENDDYLSDRRGQYAERNGARMPWTHQFDLRVFQDFMLEAGNNRHKFQITFDIFNVGNLLNHEWGHQYFVSNEANEIIRYAGLDDDGIPTFTFNPNSRRYNIAPFASRWQGQLGLRYLFNDRQ; this is encoded by the coding sequence ATGAAACTTCTCTACAACGTATTTCTCCTTTTTATTTTCTGCGTACTTCCGGTGCAACTTTTATGGGCCCAGGGAGCAACGACAGCAGCGCTTAGCGGCACCGTAAAAGACCAGACGGGTACAGCCCTGCCCGGCGCTACGGTGATCGCCATCCACACACCAACGAACACGCAGTATGTGGCCAGCACGAACACCGATGGCTACTACAACATCCAGAACATGCGCGTTGGCGGGCCCTACACCGTCACCACCTCCTACATCGGCTATCAGGAGCAGCGCATTAGCAGCGTGAACCTGGCGCTAGGCCAGACCGCCCGGGTCGACTTTTCGCTGGCGGAGAGCTCTCGCCAGTTGGGAGAGGTGGAAATTGTGGGCGAGCAGAACGACGTCTTTAACCAGGACCGGACGGGCGCTGCCACCAACGTATCGCGGGACCAGATAGAAAACCTGCCTACCCTGAGCCGCAGCCTGCAGGACTTCACAAGGCTTACACCGCAGGCGTCGGGCAACTCCATCGCCGGCTCCAACAACCGCTACAACAACATCACCATAGACGGTGCCGTGAACAATGACGTTTTTGGCCTGTCCGGCAGTGGTACACCGGGGGGCCAGGCTGGCTCCCAGCCTATTTCGCTGGACGCGATTCAGGAGATACAGGTGGTGGTGGCACCCTACGATGTGAAGCTCGGCAACTTTACGGGCGGGGGCGTGAACGCCGTGACCCGCTCCGGCACCAACACCTTTACCGGCTCCGTGTATGGCTACGGCCGCAACGAGGACATCATTGGCAAATCGGTGGTGGAGCCGCGGGAAAAAGCGGATGAGTTTAAGAACTACCAGTACGGGGTACGCTTAGGGGGCCCCATCATCCAGGATAAGCTCTTCTTCTTCTTTAACTACGACGCCACCCGCTTTACAGAGCCAGTGCGCTTTGCCCCGGGCTCCACGGAGTCACAGATCCCCTTTGATGTGGCGCAGGAGTTGTCGGAATATGTGCAAAGCACCTATGGCTACGACGTTGGCTCCTTCGGCGCCATTGACCGGGAAACGCAAAGCGACAAGTTCTTCGGCCGTATTGACTGGAACATCAACGACAAGCACCAGCTAACCGTCCGCCATAACGTGGTGGATGCTTTTGACGATAACATCTCGCGCAGCAGCGATGAAATCCGTTTCGGGAACAACGCCTACCGCTTTAACAGCACCACCCACAGCTCGGTGCTGGAGCTTAACAGCCGCTTCTCCAATGAGTTCTCCAACAACCTGATTATAGGCTATACCCGCATCCGGGACAGCCGGGAAGCGCAGGGGGAGTTTTTCCCGCAGGTCACGATCTTTGACCCCATCGCCGACTTTGAATTTGGCTCACAGCGCTCCTCCACCGCAAACGAACTGGACCAGGACATCTTTGAGTTTACAGACAACTTTACCTACCTGCTGGGCCGCCACAACTTCACCATCGGCACACACAACGAGTTCTTCGATTTCCGGAACCTGTTTATCAACAACTTTAACGGGCGCTGGGAGTTCAACAGCCTGGAGGATTTCTACAACAACAACCCGAGGCGGGTGCGCGCCACGTACTCGCTCCTGGACAACAACCCCACCCCTGCGGCTGAGTTCAACGCCCTCCAGCTGGGTTTTTACGCGCAGGATGAGTACACTGCGTCAGAGCAGCTGCGCCTGACACTGGGCCTGCGCGTAGACATTCCCGTGTTCCCGGACAAGCCGCAGGAGAACACGCAGTTCGAGAACGACTTCCGGAACGTGTACCCGGGGCTTGAGACGGATCGCACGCCAAGCGGACAACTGCTCTGGGCGCCCCGCTTCGGCTTTAACTTTACCCCGACCGAAGACCGCTCGCTGCAGTTCCGGGGTGGTACCGGTATCTTCACCGGCCGTGTGCCATTTGTGTGGCTGTCGAACCAGTTCGTGAACACTGGCACCATACTCGGCACCATCGACCGCCGCAACCCCGACAGCTTTGTGGAGGATGTTAACCAACTGATCGACCCCTCCCAGCCGCAGACCTTTGAGATAAACGTAATCGAAGATGACTTTAAGCTGCCGCAAGTATGGCGTAGCAACCTGGCTATAGACTACACGCTGCCGTACGAGGTCTTCCTGACCGTGGAGGGAATCTACTCCAAAACCCTGAACGACGTGGTGTACAAAGACCTGAACCTCGTTGACCCCGTTGGCACCTTGCCCGGAGACAGCCCGGACAACCGCGAAATCTACCCGAGCAACAGGCGCATTAACGAAAGCTACACCAACGTGATCCTGTTGGACAACACAGACGAAGGGTACCGCTACAGCCTAACAGGCCAGCTGCGCAAGGACTTTGTAAACGGGCTGCAGATGACGCTGGCGTACACCTACGGCAAGTCGAAGGATGTGAACAGCGGCACCAACTCCACGGCGCTTTCCAACTATGAGTTCAACCAGATCGTGAACAACCCGAACGACCCGCAGCTCTCGTACTCCCGCTTCGATATCCGCCACCGCATTATTGGCAGCGCCGGCTACACTTTCCGGTACGGGGCTAACGACAACTTCGCCACAGGTATATCCCTGTTTTACCAGGGGCAGTCTGGCCAGCCGTTTACCTACCTTTACAACGGAGACCTGAACCGGGAGGGCAACTTTGCCAATGACCTGATTTACGTGCCCCGCGACCAAAGCGAGATCAACCTGGTGCCTTTCAGCTCCGGCGGGGTAACCTACTCAGCAGACGAGCAATGGGAAGCGCTGGACGACTTTATAGAGAACGATGACTACCTCAGCGACCGCCGCGGCCAGTACGCCGAGCGCAACGGGGCCCGCATGCCCTGGACACACCAGTTCGACCTCCGCGTGTTTCAGGACTTTATGCTCGAAGCAGGCAACAACCGCCACAAGTTCCAAATCACGTTCGATATCTTTAACGTGGGCAACCTCCTCAACCATGAGTGGGGCCACCAGTACTTTGTGAGCAACGAGGCGAACGAGATAATCCGCTACGCCGGCCTTGACGACGACGGCATCCCCACCTTTACCTTTAACCCCAACAGCAGGCGGTACAACATCGCCCCCTTCGCCTCCAGGTGGCAGGGCCAGCTAGGCTTAAGGTATTTGTTTAACGACCGGCAGTAA
- a CDS encoding C40 family peptidase has translation MASCQSSQVVFSKRGEEYKSAREIAAEKRAARKSGKSRERIASTSKDRTSRTRVRNLDKDVATVIQTARSYTGVPYRWGGTTRVGMDCSGLLCTSFQSIDATLPRTSEEQSRYGDEVKPKDLREGDLVFFGENKRNITHVGMVTEVVSREEVRFIHASTSLGVMENNLYSDYYKKLFIKAVRPPVF, from the coding sequence ATGGCTTCTTGTCAGTCATCGCAGGTGGTGTTCAGCAAACGAGGAGAAGAGTACAAATCGGCCCGTGAGATTGCCGCCGAGAAACGCGCCGCGCGCAAAAGCGGCAAAAGCCGGGAGCGCATTGCCTCCACCTCCAAGGACCGCACCAGCCGCACCCGTGTCCGCAACCTAGATAAAGACGTTGCCACTGTTATACAAACAGCACGCTCCTATACTGGCGTTCCATACCGTTGGGGCGGCACTACCCGTGTGGGCATGGACTGCTCCGGCTTGCTGTGCACCTCCTTCCAAAGTATAGACGCCACCCTTCCCCGTACCTCCGAAGAGCAGAGCCGCTACGGCGATGAGGTGAAGCCGAAAGACCTGCGCGAAGGCGACCTCGTGTTTTTTGGCGAGAACAAGCGCAACATTACCCATGTGGGCATGGTAACAGAAGTCGTAAGCCGGGAGGAGGTACGTTTCATACATGCTTCCACATCGCTGGGCGTGATGGAAAACAACCTCTACTCCGATTACTATAAAAAGCTGTTCATAAAGGCTGTCCGCCCGCCTGTTTTTTAG
- a CDS encoding alpha/beta fold hydrolase has translation MKPDWLDKKEYPFTSKYLEVEAGRMHYIDEGAGKPIVMIHGTPSWSFLYRNLIKILRKEYRCIAFDMIGFGLSDKPKDWNYKPRSHAANFERLMEHLQLKDITLLLHDFGTPIGLSYAIRHPENVSSIVMLNSWTWSLSKHQSFSKASKYLVGPLGKFLHSKLHVSTHTLIHELFKDEEEMPDPIKEHYIKALGNPEDRVRNLACARELVGASKWYDELWKERKKIQDTPTLILWGERDKLIKVEALQRWKKFFHECYVIPFEDGGHFLQEESADELASYVSNFIKEEKKKHELVDE, from the coding sequence ATGAAACCGGACTGGCTGGATAAAAAGGAATACCCCTTTACATCTAAATACCTAGAGGTTGAGGCAGGCAGGATGCACTATATAGATGAGGGAGCAGGCAAACCGATCGTGATGATACACGGCACGCCATCCTGGTCTTTTCTCTACCGCAACCTGATTAAGATCCTACGCAAAGAGTACCGCTGCATTGCCTTCGACATGATTGGCTTTGGGCTGTCAGACAAACCGAAGGACTGGAACTACAAGCCGCGCTCCCATGCCGCTAACTTTGAGCGCCTAATGGAGCACCTGCAGCTAAAGGACATCACGCTTCTGTTACATGACTTCGGTACCCCGATAGGCCTGTCTTATGCCATCCGCCACCCTGAGAATGTTTCCAGCATCGTAATGCTTAACTCCTGGACGTGGTCGCTCTCCAAGCACCAGAGCTTCTCAAAGGCCAGCAAATATCTGGTTGGGCCTCTGGGCAAGTTCCTGCACTCCAAGCTGCACGTTTCAACGCACACGCTGATTCACGAACTGTTTAAGGATGAGGAGGAAATGCCCGATCCCATCAAAGAGCACTATATAAAAGCGCTTGGCAACCCCGAGGACCGCGTACGCAACCTGGCATGCGCCCGTGAGTTGGTCGGGGCCAGCAAATGGTACGATGAGCTGTGGAAGGAGCGCAAGAAGATACAGGACACCCCTACCCTTATTCTGTGGGGTGAGCGCGACAAGCTAATCAAGGTGGAGGCGCTGCAACGCTGGAAGAAGTTTTTCCACGAGTGCTATGTCATTCCGTTTGAAGACGGGGGGCACTTCTTACAGGAAGAAAGCGCCGACGAACTCGCGAGCTACGTCAGCAACTTTATCAAGGAGGAGAAGAAAAAACACGAGCTGGTAGATGAGTAG